TTTCTATTGTTATTATAGTAAGATTTTAACGAAGTATACTAAAATgccaagaaaaaataatatcgttctAAAAAGACAAGCTCGGAAAATGATTTACGATgtttactgttttttaaaaaacgaagCTAATGGCAGAAGTGATACTCAAATTAAAGAGAGAACAGCTGAAGCAACAAAAACCTCTCTATGCACTGTTCGGAGAATCGTAAAAGAAGCTGAACAGTCAGAATTTCTCACAGTATTCCGGACGCCTGGAAAAAAGCATGATAGATCGAAACCTGTAACTGGTATAGACAATTTCGATCAAGGAGTTATCAAAAGATGCattcataattttcatttaacaaataatgaaaTGCCAACAGTTACGAAACTTCTGACAAAACTGCGATCGGATATAAATTATCAAGGATCTGAACGGAGTCTTCGACGCATCTTAAAGGATCTAGGCTTTAAATGGAAAGCAACagaaaataatagaaaagtACTTATTGAGAAAACCAGTATAAGATTACAGCGAATCAAATATTTAGAAGCAATACAAAAGTACAGACATGAAGGAAGGCCCATAATTTATACTGACGAATCATATGTCCACGCTTCGCACACAAGTTCCAAGGCATGGACGGACGGTTCAAAAAAAGGTTTGAAAAAACCGATATCCAAAGGTCAACGGGTAGTTATCGTACATGCAGGGTCTGAAGCCGGTTTTATACCAAATggtttattaatgtttaaatccGGAGCCAAAACGGGTGACTATCACGACGAcatgaattatgaaaattattccaACTGGTTAACTTCACAATTAATACCAAACCCACCACCGAGATCCGTCGTGGTAGTAGACAATGCTTCCTACcataatacacaatataatttGGCCCCAAATTCAAATTCCAAGAAATGCGACATGCAAGCCTGGCTGACTGAAAAAGGAATTTCGTTTGATCCAACAATGTACAAGCCACAGTTGTACGAACTAATAAAAACgaacaaagaaaattttaaaaattataatatcgatAGATTATTAGCACAACACAATCATAGTGTCCTTCGCTTGCCGCCCTATCATCCGGATTTGAACCCCATTGAAATGGCGTGGGCCGCAATCAAAGGTTACGTTAGCACCAAAAACGTAGCGTGGAGCGTGACACGCGTTATGGAACTGGTGAAACAGAAGGTAGATGCGATGGGATCAAGTGAATGGCAAAAGTTATGTGCAAAAGTAAGGTCTATTGAAGACGACTATCGCAAAAGCGACCATGTAGTGGACCAGTTGACAGACCAACTTGTTATTCAAGTGGGAGATTCAGATAACAGCAGTAGTAGCGATTGGGAAGTCTTTGATGATGAAGAACCCGGTCCGAGCACCAGTACCAACCCCAGTACCAGTCCAAGGGCTTCGACTTCATTTGCTGATTTTGAGGGTATCACACCGTTGAGTGAtagtgattaatatattttctaatattttttctaattttttatttttttatttattgatacaatgattatgaaatatacaataattaaccCGTTGTGTTTTATTACGTACCTACCCtttcgtatattaaatatttattttaagctttttAGATAGTAGGTGATTTTCGCAACGACTGTACCTGCGCAGAGGACGCCATGTTAGGTCAAGTTTCGTGCCGGGTAGTATACACGATTGTGGTATTTCAATTTCATCAAGTGAAAATCCTTTAAAACGTATCTTCCTTTATCTttcatctattttaatttaatcttgattATAAGTCCCTTATGTTTTTCTTCAATGGCAAATAATGACCGATAATTTTCTTGGAAGGAACCATTGAAAAAGGTACTTGTCGAAAGCCTTCGCTATGCCCAAAGTGGCTGCTACTTTCATCTCAGTGAATTCAACTGAGTCCCTCCATACATATGTCAGGTAAAATAGAAAATCACCAGCTATGCGAGCCCATTGTAAACCGTATCGGCGGTCTGGCgtctaatcagctggttctcgtCTATGGTCTGCAGAAGCTGGAAGTTTATAATGttgttgataatattattttgagaacAGGGAGCCATGTAAATAAGAGACAGTATAACGAGGGTCAACTCAGGAACAGTTGACTGTAGCACGGTTGGAGGGATGGTAtcgtttatattttctttagtcATCCCGAGTCTGCTAGGACGTTAAGAGAGAGCCAAGAAGTTTTACTTACAGATCTCCTCCTTTCCTTAGTCTTGCCTTTTGGACCCATTAATTACCATCACAGTGCATAAATTCGTGATCCTCAAGAAAGATCAGTACCAGTCTCACGCcaattttgtcattataatctGCCTTCGCCTTAACAATGAAAGTTTTTAAAGTCCTTTTTTCAATGCGCTGGTATTTGGTTTGGTAACGTTCCTGCTTTCGGCGAGACGCCGTTTAACAGAAGCGAACAAACCAAGGCTGGAACATACCACCACTTAAAGCACCACTTTAGTGATAGAGTCAGGAACAGAGTTCGGGTCATCTGGTGAGAAACAGATCTGCCCCCACGGGTAAGAAGCTAAAAAAGACAGTAGCTTACAAAGCTAGACCATGAGAGGCCGGCGACCGGCACTGTACTTTGGAAGAGTCACCCGAAAATCCCATTCGCGGATACATAATCATCGCGGTTTAAACGCATGGATAGGTGCTGCCTTTCAAGGTAAAGGCCGGCCGgtggtacaaaggaatgttccaatttgtatcCCTGGTAGGAAAGAAAAGCGGAGTCCACAACGAGGCTTATCCAGAACAGCACAAATCTCACGAGTATGAGCAAAATGTGCAAAAATCTTTTgtgattttttcaatttaagaatataatattgattaataaataataataatatatgtatattcgtttttgtatataaataaatataaatagaaattaaataatgtttgtagCAGTCTCCTCTGCTGCGTAGGCTTAAACACCTTTCTTAAAGACTGGCAACGAATCTGTAAACCGGGGGTTTGCAGATGTCCgggtggtggtagtcacttttcatcagtTGAGCCTCCTGGCCGTTTGCCAACTTAAGCATAAAAAAAGATTCCAGTATTTACAGGTTGACATTACAAACTAATTTTGACGAGCAGTAATTCTAaaagtatatgaaaaatatttatgacagaaacattattttcaagatCTATTATTCCATCGCTCCCAATCACgctttttgtgttaaaattacatttactaaTTATTGAGTACCTATCTATCTATAGCATTCATCCATCGATTAGATTCGGTTACTTTTTATACGAAActactattaatttaagtaagtgtatatttaaatgttacttgtatataaaatttataatataaatcatcgACTGAAAGATCGAATCAAgttgagttattttattattgaagggGAACTCTGAAGTTTGACACTACTAGCATTCtttccaccattccacgcggtcggaatagctaattttaataaaactacacattaaatcaatgtaaaatgatatattaaccGATGTGATGATGTCGGGACTGTGAGTTGGTTGTGTGATATTGATAGTTGAAATgatcaataaattgtattgaagaTATTTATGACAATAAAAGAGccggtttattattattaacattgtcgTATCGGAACTACTGGTCCGAGAGGTTTTCCCACAATGGATATTCAAGTCTCTGACACGTTGCCGGAGCAACATTACACtacgataaatataatcatgtacACTCGTCTGCTTTTTGGATTATATTCGAAAGTCCACAAGTGTTTAGCCTTTACTGTTATCGATAAGATCTATTGTCTTACTTTTGcaataattgtaacatatttctgtgtgcaaatttatttaatatttgacgaaaaacatgtaaatatgCTAATTACCGTAAAACTTTTACCTTTCATTGTTACGATTTTAGTATCAGTTGTAACCGACGGCGAATATTTCTTCGATTATTTGGACGgaatagaaaaaatacataaatcagCGTTTGTTGAAGAAGAAAGTTTTAAAGTTCTCTTTTCTTTTGCCATATTcatatttgttactttatttcgTGTTCTACGAATAGCATTAGTATCACTCACTTTTGCAATACCTTTTGTCAGCAAATTGCTTGTGTTCTATGTACTGATGTTGACGTCAGTAAATTTAGGTAATTTCACCGAGATCTTAATGTTCGAAATATTGTGGATTCGTCTGAGATTATTAAGGAGAACAATGGATAGTTTTTCTCGTGTATCACACAGCGGCAATGAAGAACACGATGCGATGCTTGCCATGACTCTAACTGATCATTTAAGcgcttataaaaacatattagataACAACAAGAAAATTGGCCACGCGACGAAGCTCTTGGTAAGGATATTGCGATAACTCTTGCAGGCATGTGTATGGTGTTCTGCTCTTAATTTCTCTAtgtaataggtatatttatagtaattaattgtttaaagttattttcGTGTTTCAGATGGTGTTCAACTTGccgttttatttttcagttttgcTACTTTTTATCGATTTTATAAGTCATAATACATCAGAATTGCATGTAAGTAtgacagtaataataataataataataaagcctttttatttcctatagtgttaacatattttataaaagaaaatacttatatcTATGTTAGTTTTGTATTGTGattatatctgtttttttttttttttttttgttaaattatactaTAGGAACCCCTTCGTAGGGTATAGGCTTCCTCCAATTCTTTCCATTTTTTCCTATTCTGTGCTAATTTTATCCAGTCTTTTCCAGTGGTTTCTTCTATGTCGTCTCTCCAGCGTCTTTGTGGTCTGCCCACGATTCTTTTTCCTCGTGGGCCGGACCATTTCGTACTCTTGAGAGTCCATCGCTGGTCAGTGCATCTCGCTACATGTCCGGCCCAGCTCCATTTCAGTTTTAGCGCTTGGTGTAATGCATCTGTTAGTTTCGTCTTGTTTCTTATTTCGCGACTTcttgttttatgaatttttcttAAGTGTAGCATGCTCCTTTCCATAGCCCGCTGACAAGTTCTTATTTTGTTGCATATTTTGTTAGTGAATGACCACGTTTGGTCGCCATAGGTCAAGCAGGGCAGAATACAAGTGTCCATgatgatcttttttatatttaggtcATAATTGCCTTTTAGTATTTCCTTGTGGGCCCAGTATTTGTTCCAACTGCACGCAATCCTTCTGTTGACTTCGTCTTCGGTTTTTGTTTTAGCAAACGATACTTGCTTTCCCAAGTATATGTATTGTTCTACATATTCAAGTTCGACTCCATCAagcattattttttcttttttaccatttgtcattatttttgtcTTGCTTAGGTTCATATGCAGGCCTACATGTTTGCTCTCTATATTTATTTGCGATATCATATTTTCTAACTTCTTGGGAGTTTCAGCAAAGATTACGATATCGTCAGCAAATCTCAGATGTGTGAGGCGATCGTTATTCATGGGGATGCCTGCAGAGGCCCAGTTCAGTTTAGAAAATATGCACTGCAAGACAGTTATAAAAAGTTTTGGAGATAAGGGATCTCTCTGCCTGACGCCTCGGGCAATTTTGATTTCGTCGCCCCTAGATTCTAGCTTAACTCTGCTAACACTGTTCTGGTATATGTTCTTTATGGTTCTAATTATTATTGGGTCTATGTTGGAGTTATATAGAGCTTGCCATATAGAGCCATGGTAGAGACTGTCGAAGGCTTTTGCGTAATCGATAAAGCATATATACAGGTTCCTATTAAATTCTGAGTATTTTTCTATGACTTGTTCAAGCGTATGAATATGGTCTATAGTCGAAAATCCGGGGCGGAAGCCTGCTTGTTCTACCGGTTGCTGACTATCTATTGTTGAgctaattttactatttatgatAGAAGTGAATAGTTTGTACACTGTTGATAGCAGGCTAATCGGGCGGTAGTTAGCGATGTCCAATGGGTCGCCCTTTTTATATAGCAGTATTATGTCTGAGTTTTGCCATTGCTTTGGTACTGTGCCTGTTTGTAAAACCAGATTAAATATACATGTCAGTGGCCCGGTGAGTAGTTTCGCTCCTTCTATCAAGGCCTGATTTTTCAATCCATCGGGCCCTGGGCTCTTGTCTCGTTTCAGCTTTTTGATATGTTCCCAGACCTCACGCTCGTCTATACGAGTTGATTCACTGATGTTTGTCTGAGAACTGTTTGTTTCTGTGAATACAGTCGTGTTATGTAGCTCATTTGAATAGAGATTCTTATATAAGTTTGTAGCACAGGATATTAGATCTTTTCTTGATTTCGTCTCTTTTTGACCGTCCTTTAAACCGATGATCCAATTTGTATGGGTGATTAGTTGCTTATGAGCTCTTTTAGCGCttctatattgatttatattgttttctataattttttgtcTATGATTTTTGTAATCTTTTCTTATTGACTTGCTCGTTtgtttaaaaagatttgatagctgttttttcatttcttgtgatttgtttttagtttttaaaagttCGGTACGCTGTTGAATCAGAAATTTGGATGTTTCGCTGATAAAATATGAAGTGTGCACGCTATCCTTGTTTTTAGTCTCCGACTTAAGGCTGTTTTTGAGGCAGAGTTCGAAGTCATCGTATGTTTTTTGTAGGTTGTATTCGTCAAAGTTGTTtaggtttttaatattattatttagtttttaaaggtatgtttttatttcttcgtCCGCTTTTAGAGGTGACTCCGAGTTTTGGAAAAGTCTTCTGcattttttgtgattttttagaattaatgtTGCTGTTACTATTCGATGGTCTGACGGGAACTCTACGTTGTTTAGGACCTCTATGTTCGTTATATTTTTAGCATTGTTGTACAGAATAAAATCGAGTTCGCTTTTTGTTTTCCGTCTGGCGATATCCAAGTCCATTTTTgactatttttctttttgaaatgtGTGTTCATAGTTGATAGTTTATATTCGTGAGCATATTGTATAAACCTTTCTCCTCTTGCATTTCTTTTTCCAAACCCGTATTTTCCTAAGATCAGGTTTTCGTTGTTTTTTGGTCTTCCTATCTTGGCATTGAAATCTCCCATTACCATGATGTTTTTGTGGTTTTTTAGTAAGATGTGAGCTTCTTGCATCGCTTGATAAAAATTTTCTAAGTTTTCTTCCTCTGAGTCTGCTGTCGGTGCATAACAAGTCGGTCTCATCGAACTGTAGTTGAACGAAAGCGACTCTTTCCGACAAGCcacagaaattaataatattgttttttaactcTTTTTTGATAAGAAATCCCACCCCGTATTGGCCGTGTGTTTCACCCTTATAGCATAGTATGTGATTACTATattcttcaattttatttcccATTCTTCTTACTTCCGCTAGGCCCAGTATGTCtatgtttatatttcgtatAGCGTGCATTAGTTCTATGTATTTTTCCATGTTTGAGAGTGTTCTGACGtagcaatttttaaatttttatttcttggtTTTTGACGAATTGGAGGGTTTTGGTCATAATCTTCCACGGTGACCAGCCGGTTGGGAAGATGTTTGTTGTTCTTAGTTTGTTttgcattgtttttataatctgtgtggAAGTAGGAGGAGGAGGGCCGTGATTGTTATAAGTTTTCCCCTCTATTTTGTGTGTTCTATTCCGGTGGTGTGTTGCTGTCTTTTTTGCTCACCAAAAAGTTTAGCATAGTTGGTTTCAAGGAGCCATCAGATACCCTGTTGGATCTTTGTACCGATGTGTGGTTcttcaaaattttgtttttcttgttcACATGTACGTTAGTGTCGTTCTTTTTTTGAGAGTCGTTTGTTGGTGAAGTGTGGAGTTGTCTTTTGTTACTAGGTTTTAGTATGATTAAtttatcgtattttatttttgctatatttCCCTTTTCTTTTTCGCTTTTCACTTGGTCTTGCAGTTCCCTCCTCTTTTCTAGTATTTGTTTTGGATAATCTTCCTTGAAGTAGtaaggttgttgttgtttttgttttaatattcttatttttgtgCCTAAGGTAGAAAAAGTTACCACCGTTGGGCGTGGTCTGTCTGATTTCTTTCCAATTCTTTTTACTTCTTGTATGTCACTGTAAGACTATTTTATAGAAAGGTATTTTTCTATCCAGTCAATAATGAGTTTCTCTAGACCAGTATATGATTTTTCTGACTTTTCGAGTCCGAAAAAAACcagatttctttttctttcttgtTTTTCTAGGAAATATAGTCTTTTTTCTTGGTTTTCTACTCTTTCTTTCAGTTTTTCATGTTTATGTTCTAATACTGTGAATTTTTCCTCAAGCAGACTGTTGATATTATCCGTAACTTGTTCTGTGACGCTTTTTCCGGTATTCCGGATTTCCATTCTTTGTTCGTCCATTTCTTTTCTGATTTCCTTAAGTGCATTTAGGATTTCTTCCATGATTGTTGTTCTGGTTTTTAGTATTACGAACAAGTTTTGCGATACCCGCCCGTACCAGTGATGCCCTCTTGTAGCTTCGATCGCCGTAATCGATCGACAACACCGGCGCTGTTAGTTCGGTGTTAGTGGTGACGGCAGATGGCGTTGGGTGTTGATATTAATTGCAACTTCTGAGCCGATGTTTATTTAAGTTTCCTTTgtaggtaatatatatatatatatatatattgccaTATATATtaccatatatatttatatatttctagtaGTAACTGTAAGTATGACAGtagctatattatatacattacatggctaaataaaagatattttggCTTGAGAGACGTAATTCATAGCcagaataatacattaaaatgtaaatatttattaaaaacaacatgaagtatttttttacagggAAACATTAATATGATGTCggaattttttgttaatatatttctgtCTTTACTTCCGGCTTTGTTTGGAGAGTTGGCCAGCGCAGAAGCAGAaaggataaaatataatttggcgAAACAACTCAGAATATGCAACAGTAAGTATATGAGATCTTcccatcacatcacatcacatcatcagcccgtttttgttcactgctggatataggcctctccaagcgcacgccactgtggtctttctccggctactcgcatccagctcctatgAATATGAGATAttattggttatttattaagtaactaGCTGTTGGCTGTTGCTCATGTAAAATatggttataaatatattaatttaagacctATTTGTAAAGAACGCTGGTGGTTTATTCActtccattttaaaaatttgaccCCTTATGGCTATATTTTGT
The Vanessa cardui chromosome 10, ilVanCard2.1, whole genome shotgun sequence genome window above contains:
- the LOC124533070 gene encoding uncharacterized protein LOC124533070; its protein translation is MNYENYSNWLTSQLIPNPPPRSVVVVDNASYHNTQYNLAPNSNSKKCDMQAWLTEKGISFDPTMYKPQLYELIKTNKENFKNYNIDRLLAQHNHSVLRLPPYHPDLNPIEMAWAAIKGYVSTKNVAWSVTRVMELVKQKVDAMGSSEWQKLCAKVRSIEDDYRKSDHVVDQLTDQLVIQVGDSDNSSSSDWEVFDDEEPGPSTSTNPSTSPRASTSFADFEGITPLSDSD